One genomic window of Cottoperca gobio chromosome 10, fCotGob3.1, whole genome shotgun sequence includes the following:
- the zbtb33 gene encoding transcriptional regulator Kaiso isoform X1 codes for MSSPVKLERNVNPQVNKKVEEAMAMEYFFTELNATATCLICRQNVLFKEFNMKRHYIDKHAREYDAYKGRRRKTMSDELHADFNRSVGISAGPICGKESEPAMPSLKLISATDTQYSASVLKSMNEQRNHGLFCDVTIIIQDKKFRAHKTILSASSTYFHQLFSVAGQVIELNFIKADIFEEILNYIYSSKLIRVRSDTLEELINAGQILGVKFIANLGSPLSQVKGLPGLSKETDTPPEMMPIITESFSISSEEFNQTSKPAGNDEDSDSDVMFVSQTDAQTRAANEKVNSGGVIDLDDSGHAASKRNEKSNHAVVKQKEKVKAPIKTSAAKPLTVSCPTPSFPNSSPLRSPDSSSNSSSSPARVFSGSTPATPARTNCTPEPSSASQSSENSDIMGVHKKQVCASSQQGDVKIKILDVSEGKANQSNSLKSAVAAKKTVTLNTATEIDSISSGCKVYANIGENTYDIVPVKEDPGEGGSKANKGKRSLMATPLKPFDKTPTSPKSGPNKKKAKTELEDHYELIMDGKTFYVCVVCKRPYVCLTSLRRHFNTHSWEKKYPCRYCNKVFALAEYRTKHEIHHTGERRYQCLVCNEMFMNYQLLSTHCKQAHNQDPSGRKEKDETDNNLYRLLPCKTVQMKSYSWSTDGQEGVPVISEDGSVHHITSVGEDVHSSTQSRMLNWDDIFIEPDAHMPPNARARPGSDMNSPPQGATEFDFVIPESY; via the exons ATGTCTTCTCCCGTGAAACTGGAAAGAAACGTGAATCCGCAGGTGAATAAAAAAGTCGAGGAGGCAATGGCAATGGAGTACTTCTTCACGGAGTTGAATGCGACCGCTACGTGCCTCATCTGCAGGCAAAACGTGTTGTTTAAGGAGTTCAATATGAAGCGGCATTACATAGACAAACACGCCCGGGAGTATGATGCATAcaagggaaggaggaggaaaaccATGTCCGATGAGCTTCATGCAGACTTCAATCGCTCCGTGGGGATTTCAGCAGGCCCCATCTGTGGAAAAGAATCTGAACCAg cCATGCCAAGTCTAAAGCTGATCTCTGCGACCGACACACAGTATTCAGCATCTGTGCTGAAGTCAATGAACGAGCAGCGAAACCATGGATTATTTTGTGACGTCACCATCATCATACAGGACAAAAAGTTCAGAGCTCACAAAACAATCCTGTCTGCCTCAAGTACATATTTCCACCAGCTCTTCAGTGTAGCTGGACAAGTGATCGAGTTAAACTTCATCAAAGCGGACATTTTTGAGGAGATTCTCAATTACATTTACAGCTCCAAGCTTATCCGTGTCCGCTCCGACACGCTTGAGGAGCTCATCAATGCTGGACAGATACTGGGAGTCAAATTCATTGCAAACTTGGGGTCACCTTTATCACAAGTTAAGGGCCTGCCTGGTTTGTCTAAGGAGACTGACACCCCCCCAGAGATGATGCCCATCATCACAGAGTCTTTCTCAATATCTTCAGAGGAATTCAATCAGACAAGCAAGCCTGCGGGTAACGACGAGGACTCGGACAGTGATGTTATGTTTGTCTCACAAACAGATGCTCAAACCAGAGCAGCCAATGAGAAAGTGAACTCTGGCGGTGTCATTGATTTAGATGATTCAGGACATGCAGCATCAAAGCGAAATGAAAAATCAAATCATGcagttgtaaaacaaaaagagaaagtcaAAGCCCCCATTAAAACATCCGCTGCAAAGCCTCTTACCGTCAGTTGTCCAACACCCAGTTTTCCTAACAGCAGCCCCCTGCGTAGTCCAGACAGCAGCTCCAATAGCTCGTCCTCCCCTGCCAGAGTTTTCTCAGGAAGCACTCCCGCAACGCCAGCCAGGACAAACTGCACCCCCGAGCCCTCGAGTGCCTCTCAGTCCTCTGAGAACAGCGATATAATGGGAGTCCACAAGAAGCAAGTCTGTGCTTCATCTCAGCAAGGGGATGTCAAAATAAAGATCTTAGATGTGTCTGAAGGAAAAGCAAATCAAAGCAACAGTCTCAAATCAGCCGTAGCAGCAAAAAAGACAGTGACACTCAACACAGCCACAGAGATCGATTCAATTTCATCCGGCTGTAAAGTCTACGCCAATATTGGAGAAAATACTTACGACATTGTCCCAGTGAAGGAAGATCCAGGCGAAGGAGGCTCTAAAGCCAATAAAGGGAAGAGATCATTAATGGCGACGCCTTTGAAACCCTTTGATAAAACACCCACGTCACCGAAGTCCGGCCCAAACAAGAAGAAGGCCAAAACGGAGCTTGAGGATCACTACGAGCTTATCATGGATGGGAAGACGTTCTACGTCTGCGTCGTCTGTAAGCGCCCCTATGTCTGTCTGACGAGTCTCCGCCGTCACTTCAACACCCACTCGTGGGAAAAGAAGTACCCATGCCGCTACTGCAACAAGGTCTTTGCACTGGCCGAGTACAGAACTAAACATGAAATCCACCACACAGGAGAGCGGAGGTACCAGTGCTTGGTGTGCAACGAAATGTTCATGAACTACCAGTTACTGTCCACCCACTGCAAGCAAGCCCACAACCAGGATCCCAGcgggaggaaagagaaggatgAGACAGACAACAACTTATACCGTCTCCTGCCGTGTAAAACGGTGCAAATGAAATCGTACTCGTGGAGTACTGACGGGCAGGAAGGAGTACCCGTCATATCCGAGGATGGCAGCGTGCATCACATAACCAGCGTGGGCGAGGACGTCCACTCCTCCACACAGAGCAGGATGTTGAACTGGGACGACATCTTTATCGAGCCTGATGCTCACATGCCGCCCAATGCTCGCGCCAGACCTGGGTCAGACATGAACTCTCCTCCGCAGGGAGCCACGGAGTTTGACTTTGTTATACCAGAGAGCTACTGA
- the zbtb33 gene encoding transcriptional regulator Kaiso isoform X2, with translation MPSLKLISATDTQYSASVLKSMNEQRNHGLFCDVTIIIQDKKFRAHKTILSASSTYFHQLFSVAGQVIELNFIKADIFEEILNYIYSSKLIRVRSDTLEELINAGQILGVKFIANLGSPLSQVKGLPGLSKETDTPPEMMPIITESFSISSEEFNQTSKPAGNDEDSDSDVMFVSQTDAQTRAANEKVNSGGVIDLDDSGHAASKRNEKSNHAVVKQKEKVKAPIKTSAAKPLTVSCPTPSFPNSSPLRSPDSSSNSSSSPARVFSGSTPATPARTNCTPEPSSASQSSENSDIMGVHKKQVCASSQQGDVKIKILDVSEGKANQSNSLKSAVAAKKTVTLNTATEIDSISSGCKVYANIGENTYDIVPVKEDPGEGGSKANKGKRSLMATPLKPFDKTPTSPKSGPNKKKAKTELEDHYELIMDGKTFYVCVVCKRPYVCLTSLRRHFNTHSWEKKYPCRYCNKVFALAEYRTKHEIHHTGERRYQCLVCNEMFMNYQLLSTHCKQAHNQDPSGRKEKDETDNNLYRLLPCKTVQMKSYSWSTDGQEGVPVISEDGSVHHITSVGEDVHSSTQSRMLNWDDIFIEPDAHMPPNARARPGSDMNSPPQGATEFDFVIPESY, from the coding sequence ATGCCAAGTCTAAAGCTGATCTCTGCGACCGACACACAGTATTCAGCATCTGTGCTGAAGTCAATGAACGAGCAGCGAAACCATGGATTATTTTGTGACGTCACCATCATCATACAGGACAAAAAGTTCAGAGCTCACAAAACAATCCTGTCTGCCTCAAGTACATATTTCCACCAGCTCTTCAGTGTAGCTGGACAAGTGATCGAGTTAAACTTCATCAAAGCGGACATTTTTGAGGAGATTCTCAATTACATTTACAGCTCCAAGCTTATCCGTGTCCGCTCCGACACGCTTGAGGAGCTCATCAATGCTGGACAGATACTGGGAGTCAAATTCATTGCAAACTTGGGGTCACCTTTATCACAAGTTAAGGGCCTGCCTGGTTTGTCTAAGGAGACTGACACCCCCCCAGAGATGATGCCCATCATCACAGAGTCTTTCTCAATATCTTCAGAGGAATTCAATCAGACAAGCAAGCCTGCGGGTAACGACGAGGACTCGGACAGTGATGTTATGTTTGTCTCACAAACAGATGCTCAAACCAGAGCAGCCAATGAGAAAGTGAACTCTGGCGGTGTCATTGATTTAGATGATTCAGGACATGCAGCATCAAAGCGAAATGAAAAATCAAATCATGcagttgtaaaacaaaaagagaaagtcaAAGCCCCCATTAAAACATCCGCTGCAAAGCCTCTTACCGTCAGTTGTCCAACACCCAGTTTTCCTAACAGCAGCCCCCTGCGTAGTCCAGACAGCAGCTCCAATAGCTCGTCCTCCCCTGCCAGAGTTTTCTCAGGAAGCACTCCCGCAACGCCAGCCAGGACAAACTGCACCCCCGAGCCCTCGAGTGCCTCTCAGTCCTCTGAGAACAGCGATATAATGGGAGTCCACAAGAAGCAAGTCTGTGCTTCATCTCAGCAAGGGGATGTCAAAATAAAGATCTTAGATGTGTCTGAAGGAAAAGCAAATCAAAGCAACAGTCTCAAATCAGCCGTAGCAGCAAAAAAGACAGTGACACTCAACACAGCCACAGAGATCGATTCAATTTCATCCGGCTGTAAAGTCTACGCCAATATTGGAGAAAATACTTACGACATTGTCCCAGTGAAGGAAGATCCAGGCGAAGGAGGCTCTAAAGCCAATAAAGGGAAGAGATCATTAATGGCGACGCCTTTGAAACCCTTTGATAAAACACCCACGTCACCGAAGTCCGGCCCAAACAAGAAGAAGGCCAAAACGGAGCTTGAGGATCACTACGAGCTTATCATGGATGGGAAGACGTTCTACGTCTGCGTCGTCTGTAAGCGCCCCTATGTCTGTCTGACGAGTCTCCGCCGTCACTTCAACACCCACTCGTGGGAAAAGAAGTACCCATGCCGCTACTGCAACAAGGTCTTTGCACTGGCCGAGTACAGAACTAAACATGAAATCCACCACACAGGAGAGCGGAGGTACCAGTGCTTGGTGTGCAACGAAATGTTCATGAACTACCAGTTACTGTCCACCCACTGCAAGCAAGCCCACAACCAGGATCCCAGcgggaggaaagagaaggatgAGACAGACAACAACTTATACCGTCTCCTGCCGTGTAAAACGGTGCAAATGAAATCGTACTCGTGGAGTACTGACGGGCAGGAAGGAGTACCCGTCATATCCGAGGATGGCAGCGTGCATCACATAACCAGCGTGGGCGAGGACGTCCACTCCTCCACACAGAGCAGGATGTTGAACTGGGACGACATCTTTATCGAGCCTGATGCTCACATGCCGCCCAATGCTCGCGCCAGACCTGGGTCAGACATGAACTCTCCTCCGCAGGGAGCCACGGAGTTTGACTTTGTTATACCAGAGAGCTACTGA